A genome region from Carya illinoinensis cultivar Pawnee chromosome 2, C.illinoinensisPawnee_v1, whole genome shotgun sequence includes the following:
- the LOC122300444 gene encoding zinc finger CCCH domain-containing protein 58-like, with the protein MERYGRATEGSQSDPSPEWTAPGPESGLEEPMWQLGLGGADSYPERPDEADCIYYLRTGICGYGPRCRFNHPRDRCRVIGAARPGGEYPERLGQPVCQYYMRTGTCKFGASCKYHHPRQGGESTPVQLNYYGYPIRLGEKECSYYVKTGQCKFGVTCKFHHPQPAGIQVPAASLAPTIAAMPTPTLHPGVHSSSVPSSQQYGVVVARPPLPPGSYVQSPYGHVLLPSMVPFPGWGPYPAPISPVPSPNSQATVGSGQLYGMTPLYPGTPTYTGTYQSLPSPVGPSSSSQKEYSLPERPGQPECQHYMRTGDCKYASSCRYHHPPELVASKTNSSIGLPLRPGAPACIHYVQHGVCKFGSACKYDHSLGTLSYSSSASSLADMQVAPYPVGSSIGTLAPSSSSSELKPELISGSSKDPVSSRMSSSMSTSSGSVGSTFSKSEPIPHLTMEQSAQGSGPSTGSSSGGTGARSSN; encoded by the exons ATGGAGCGGTATGGTCGGGCTACTGAAGGCTCTCAGTCCGATCCGTCGCCGGAATGGACCGCTCCGGGACCCGAAAGCGGACTTGAAG AGCCTATGTGGCAGTTGGGATTGGGCGGTGCAGATTCTTACCCGGAACGGCCGGACGAGGCCGATTGTATCTACTATCTGCGAACCGGGATTTGTGGGTACGGCCCGCGGTGTCGGTTCAATCATCCCCGTGACCGCTGCAGG GTAATAGGAGCTGCAAGACCTGGAGGGGAGTACCCAGAGCGACTGGGCCAGCCTGTGTGCCAG TATTATATGAGGACGGGGACATGTAAATTTGGTGCTTCTTGTAAATACCACCATCCTCGGCAGGGAGGAGAATCTACCCCTGTACAACTAAATTATTATGGGTACCCGATTCGTCTG GGTGAAAAAGAGTGTTCCTACTATGTAAAAACCGGGCAGTGCAAGTTTGGTGTGACATGTAAATTCCATCATCCACAGCCAGCTGGCATACAAGTTCCAGCAGCATCATTAGCACCAACAATTGCAGCTATGCCTACACCCACATTACATCCAGGTGTGCATTCTTCATCTGTTCCTTCCTCACAACAATATGGGGTAGTTGTTGCAAGGCCTCCTCTGCCACCGGGCTCATATGTTCAAAGCCCTTATGGTCATGTGCTGCTACCAAGCATGGTTCCCTTTCCGGGTTGGGGTCCTTACCCG GCACCCATAAGCCCAGTCCCCTCTCCTAATTCTCAGGCCACTGTCGGTTCTGGGCAGCTTTATGGGATGACACCCTTGTATCCAGGAACACCCACCTACACTGGAACTTATCAGTCTTTACCTTCTCCTGTTGGTCCCTCAAGCAGTAGTCAGAAGGAATACTCACTTCCAGAAAGACCCGGCCAACCAGAATGTCAGCATTACATGAGAACAGGAGATTGCAAATATGCCTCCTCATGTAGATATCATCATCCACCTGAATTGGTTGCATCCAAAACAAATAGCTCCATTGGTCTTCCTCTACGTCCT GGTGCACCGGCTTGTATTCATTATGTTCAACATGGAGTATGCAAGTTTGGCTCTGCATGCAAATATGATCACTCATTGGGAACATTGAGCTACAGTTCATCTGCATCTTCTCTTGCTGATATGCAAGTTGCGCCCTACCCTGTGGGATCTTCAATTGGTACGCTAGCCccgtcatcttcatcttcagagTTGAAGCCTGAACTTATTTCAGGATCCAGCAAGGACCCTGTTTCATCGAGAATGTCTTCGTCAATGAGCACATCTAGTGGATCAGTCGGTTCAACTTTCTCAAAGAGTGAACCTATTCCACATTTGACTATGGAACAGTCTGCTCAGGGTTCTGGCCCTTCAACTGGCAGCAGCAGTGGTGGCACAGGGGCTCGCTCTTCAAACTAA
- the LOC122295595 gene encoding ethylene-responsive transcription factor ERF086-like, which yields MSTSKTLDKPCKGCEPVTVMECNISPSRRGRRKPAEPGRFLGVRRRPWGRYAVEIRDPTTKERHWLGTFDTAQEAALAYDRAALSMKGTQARTNFVYSDNSTFHSLMAPFDKQSLLLTSQLNLTTTQNEQPSDWNSTPIKPSSEGAETSYGKADDNSFFFSNDSNSGYLGCIVPDNCLRPLSNPSELSAMNSSPSME from the coding sequence ATGTCCACCTCCAAAACCTTGGATAAACCCTGCAAGGGCTGTGAGCCTGTTACAGTAATGGAGTGTAACATATCCCCATCTAGAAGAGGCCGGAGAAAGCCAGCCGAGCCAGGGAGGTTTCTCGGGGTGAGGCGGCGTCCTTGGGGCCGATATGCTGTTGAAATCAGGGACCCAACAACAAAAGAAAGGCACTGGCTTGGCACATTTGACACTGCTCAGGAAGCAGCTCTGGCTTATGACAGGGCTGCATTGTCCATGAAAGGCACCCAAGCAAGAACCAACTTTGTCTACTCTGACAACTCTACTTTCCACTCTCTGATGGCTCCATTTGATAAGCAATCCCTCTTACTAACATCACAGTTAAACCTCACTACTACTCAGAATGAACAGCCCTCAGATTGGAATAGCACTCCAATCAAGCCCAGCAGTGAGGGGGCAGAAACTTCATATGGGAAAGCAGATGATAATAGTTTCTTCTTTTCTAATGATTCTAACTCAGGCTACTTGGGATGCATAGTTCCCGACAACTGCTTGAGACCTCTTTCCAATCCCAGCGAGCTCTCAGCCATGAACAGCAGCCCGTCGATGGAGTAA
- the LOC122300445 gene encoding cell division cycle protein 27 homolog B, giving the protein MEAILVDCVQNSLRHFMYRNAIFMCERLCAEFPSETNMQLLAGCYLHSNQSYAAYHILKGTQMAQSRYMFALSCFQMDLLNEAEAALCPPNEPGAEIPNGAAGHYLLGLIYRYTDRRKTAVHHFKQALSADPLMWTAYEELCVLGAAEEATAVFGEAAALCIQKQYLPHGSASQSLHTSTEDRGLASSGNFCPGADDASPRQLKHMQGNNQRDIPGNYHGATALGGAASQPSNGGSSNISFYNTPSPMASQLSGVAPPPLCRNAQPNGPNQSIVTVDSSPRSTVNSTIQAPRRKFVDEGKLRKISGRLFSDSGPRRSTRLSGDAGANSNVSATMVVGNGTSNSSKYLGGSKLSSMAFRAVTIRKVQSWTNENIDEGIRNETFDDSRTNVTSTTSSLSPSGDTKSLEQEGTTIPISGGIMNGSKVISGASEILGLLRTLGEGYRLSCMYRCQEALDVYLKLPHKHYNTGWVLSQVGKAYFELVDYLEAEGAFSLARQASPYSLEGMDTYSTVLYHLKEDMKLSYLAQELISTDRLASQSWCAMGNCYSLQKDHETALRNFQRAVQLNPRFAYAHTLCGHEYVALEDFENGIKSYQSALRVDARHYNSWYGLGMIYLRQEKYEFSEHHFRMAFQINSRSSVIMSYLGTALHALKKSDEALVIMEKAILADKKNPLPMYQKANILVSLENFDEALEALEELKEFAPRESSIYALMGKIYKRRNMHDKAMLHFGLALDLKPPATDVATIKAAIEKLHVPDELQDYL; this is encoded by the exons ATGGAAGCAATACTCGTGGACTGTGTACAAAACAGTCTTCGCCATTTTATGTACCGGAACGCGATTTTCATGTGCGAACGCCTATGCGCTGAGTTCCCCTCTGAG ACCAATATGCAATTATTGGCTGGCTGTTATTTGCACAGCAATCAATCTTATGCCGCGTACCACATTTTAAAGG GCACGCAAATGGCTCAATCGCGCTACATGTTTGCACTATCATGCTTTCAGATGGATCTTCTTAATGAAGCTGAAGCAGCATTATGTCCCCCTAATGAGCCTGGTGCAGAG ATTCCAAATGGTGCAGCTGGTCATTACCTTTTAGGACTTATTTACAG GTACACTGACAGACGGAAAACTGCTGTACATCACTTTAAGCAGGCATTATCAGCTGATCCTTTAATGTGGACTGCATATGAGGAGCTTTGTGTCTTAG GTGCTGCTGAAGAAGCAACTGCAGTTTTTGGTGAAGCAGCTGCTCTTTGCATACAAAAGCAATACTTACCCCATGGATCAGCTTCCCAGAGCTTGCACACGTCAACTGAGGATCGTGGCTTAGCTTCTTCTGGAAACTTTTGCCCAGGGGCAGATGATGCCAGTCCACGGCAATTGAAACACATGCAAGGCAATAACCAAAGAGATATTCCTGGCAATTATCATGGAGCAACTGCACTAGGAGGAGCTGCTAGTCAGCCTTCAAATGGTGGTTCATCAAACATATCATTCTATAATACTCCTTCACCTATGGCCTCACAG TTGTCAGGTGTTGCTCCGCCACCTTTATGCAGAAATGCTCAGCCAAATGGGCCAAACCAAAGCATAGTCACCGTTGATAGCTCTCCAAGGTCGACTGTGAACTCTACTATTCAAGCCCCTCGAAGAAAGTTTGTGGATGAAGGAAAATTACGGAAG atttctgGGAGGTTATTTTCTGATTCTGGCCCTCGACGAAGTACAAGGCTTTCTGGAGATGCTGGGGCCAACTCAAATGTGAGTGCTACAATGGTAGTTGGAAATGGAACGAGCAACTCTTCTAAATATCTTGGAGGTTCCAAACTGAGCTCTATGGCATTTCGTGCTGTGACAATTCGTAAGGTTCAGTCATGGACCaatgaaaatattgatgaag GGATACGCAATGAGACTTTTGATGATTCTCGCACAAATGTCACATCAACAACTTCTAGTTTGTCTCCCTCTGGTGATACTAAATCTCTTGAACAAGAAGGAACAACCATTCCAATTAGTGGAGGTATCATGAACGGCTCAAAAGTTATTAGTGGTGCTTCAGAAATACTGGGTCTTTTGAGAACTCTTGGGGAAGGCTACAGACTTTCCTGTATGTACAGGTGTCAG GAAGCACTGGATGTTTATCttaaacttccacacaagcatTATAACACGGGCTGGGTGCTTTCCCAG GTTGGAAAAGCATATTTCGAATTGGTTGATTATTTAGAGGCTGAGGGGGCATTCAGTCTTGCCCGCCAGGCATCCCCTTACAGCTTAGAAGGAATGGATACTTATTCTACTGTACTTTAT CATTTGAAGGAAGATATGAAGTTGAGTTATCTGGCTCAAGAACTTATCTCAACTGACCGTTTAGCATCTCAATCTTG GTGTGCTATGGGAAATTGCTATAGCTTGCAAAAAGACCATGAAACTGCTTTGAGAAATTTCCAGCGAGCTGTTCAACTTAATCCAAGATTTGCATATGCACACACCCTTTGTGGTCATGA ATATGTGGCTTTGGAGGATTTTGAGAATGGAATTAAGAGCTACCAGAGTGCACTTCGGGTTGATGCAAGGCATTATAACTCCTGGTATGGGCTTGGAATGATATATCTTCGCCAAGAGAAGTATGAGTTTTCAGAGCATCACTTCCGGATGGCTTTCCAAATAAATTCACGTTCTTCTGTTATAATGTCTTATCTCGGTACAGCTTTGCATGCCTTAAAG AAAAGTGATGAAGCTCTGGTGATAATGGAGAAGGCTATTTTAGCAGATAAGAAGAATCCTCTTCCCATGTATCAGAAGGCTAATATACTAGTGAGCttggaaaattttgatgaaGCCCTTGAAGCCCTGGAGGAGCTTAAAGAGTTTGCCCCTCGTGAAAGCAGTATATATGCTTTGATGGGTAAGATCTACAAGAGGCGTAATATGCATGACAAAGCGATGCTTCATTTTGGTCTTGCCTTGGATTTGAAACCACCCGCGACAGACGTAGCTACCATTAAG GCTGCCATTGAGAAGTTGCATGTGCCAGATGAACTACAAGACTACTTGTAG